The sequence TCAAAGGAGAATATAATATGAATAACCTCACACTGTTTCTTGAACAACCTCGCCTTGAAGAAGGCGAGGATTCCTAGAGTTTTGTTTTTATTACTCAATCGTTTATTGAGTGCTTTCTAGGCAATCCCCCGGGGTTCCACCGGTTAAGTATGTTAATAGCAGCATTGACATCCCTATCTAATTTTTCACCGCATTTCGGGCAAATCCAATCTCGTGTTTTCACATCTAAATTTTCATTTATATGGCCACATTTGTGGCATGTTTTACTGGTATTTTTGGCATCAACAAACACTACCCCTTCAGCTTCTGGCTTGTACCATTCAAATTTCTTTTTTAATTTATTTATGAATTCAGATAGGGGAAAAATCAAATT is a genomic window of Methanobrevibacter sp. containing:
- a CDS encoding transposase, whose translation is NLIFPLSEFINKLKKKFEWYKPEAEGVVFVDAKNTSKTCHKCGHINENLDVKTRDWICPKCGEKLDRDVNAAINILNRWNPGGLPRKHSIND